CTGCGCAGCGATTACGACGTCAGCCAGAACGAGGCGGAACTGGCGGAGTCGCAGGCGCAGCGCATCGACGCGGAAAACCGTCTCGATCTTGCTCGCCGGCGCCTGCTGTCGGCGATGGGCCTTTCGCCCGACCGCGAGGTGACCGTCGCGGGCGATTTCGCCGAAAGCGTGCCGCACCCGGCGCTTGGCGAACTGGTGACGGCGGCGCGCGCCGAGCGCGAGGAACTGGCGATCCTTACCATCGAGTCGCAATCGGCGAGAACGCGCGCCAGGCTGTTCGTGGCGGACATGATGCCGTCGCTCTCGGCGAGCACGGAATATCGCTACAACGGCCTGAGCCAGACCGAGGAGGATCGCTTCTGGCCGGTCGAGGACGACTGGAATTCGTTCTGGTACGTCGGCGCCACCGTCTCGTGGCCGATCTTCGACGGGCTTGCGAACTACGGACGCTACAAGCAGGCCCGGGCCGATGAGCGCATCAATCGGCTTCGCGGCGCGCAGTCCGCGCGAGGCGTCGAGCTCGAGGTCACCGAGGCGGTGCGTCGCATCGAGGCGCTCGAACAACAGCTCGCCGCGCGCAAGCAGGCCGCCGAACTGGCCGACCGCGCGTTTCGCCTCGCGGAAGTCCGTTACGACGCCGGGCTCGGCACCACGCTCGAAATGGCCGACGCCAAGGCCGTCTGGACGCGCGCGCGCGTCTCGCTTTTACAAACCCTGCACGAACTGAACGTCAACGGCGCGCGCCTGCGTCGCGCGGTCGGGAGCGATCTGCAATGAAAATCAGGAATCTCGTCATGGTGGGCATCGGCCTTGGCGTCGTCGGCATCGTCGTTTACCGGATGGCCGCGCCCGGCGAGGCGCGGCCGGAGAGCATCGAGGCGATCCAGGAGCGCGAGGGCGTGCCCGTGCGCGCCGAGACGATCGAGCACGAGACGTTCGAACGCTGGGCGACGTTCACCGGGGCGGTCGAAGGCAAGACGCAGGCGGCGATCTACTCGCACGTGCCCGCGCGCGTGCGTTCGGTCGCGAGGCGCCAGGGCGACGAGGTCCGCGCCGGCGCGTCGCTCATCACGCTCGATCCGCTTTCGGCGCAGCAGTCGTTTTCCGCGCTGGCGCAGGCGCGCATCCGCGTGGAGGACGCCCGGCGCATGTACGAGCGCATGAAGCCGCTCTACGAGGCCGGCGCGATCAGCCGCGAGGAGTTCGACCAGGCCAAAAGCGCGTTTGACGCCGCGCAAGCGGGGCTGACCGACGCCTCGCACTCGATGAATCTCACGACGCCAATCGCCGGGACGGTGACGGATATGCGCGTCACCGAGGGGGACCGCGTCGAGCCCGGGGCGACGCTCGCGCTTGTCGCCGATCTTTCCGGCCGCAAGGTGGTGCTCGACGTGGCGCAGGGCGACGTGGTGGATCTCGAGGAAGGGCAGATCGCGCGCATCGAACCGGCCGGCGCGCCCGACAAGATCGCCGAGGGCGTTGTGGAGCGCATCAGCCTGTCCGCCGATCCGAATACGCGGCTTTTCCGCGTGGAGGTGAAAGTCGAGGCCGCGCCGTTCTTGCGGCCCGGCACGCTCGCCCGCGTGCGCGTGCGGACGCTGCACCGCGACGAGGCGCTCTCCGTGCCGATCGAGGCGGTGACGCGCGAGGACGACGGCGCGTCGGTGTTTGTCGTCACGGCGGATAACAAAGCCGAACGAAAAACGGTGACGACCGGCGCGGGCAACGGAAAGCGCTGGCTTGTCACGCAGGGGCTTGCCGCCGGCGATCGCGTCGTCAGCTTCGGGCAAAATCGCCTCTCCGACGGGCGGCTCGTCCGGATCGTCGACGACGCGAAATTCGCCGGCGACGCTCCCGCGCCCGCCGAAACCGCCGCGCCCGCCGACTCCGCCGGCGAGGGGACGGACTGATGTTTCTCGCGCGGCTCGCCGTCGATCGCCCCGTCCTCGCGACGGTCATCATCCTTTCGCTTGTCGTGTTCGGCGCGTTTTCGTTCGTGCAGTTAAGCCAGGAACTGCGCCCGAAGGTCGAATTCCCGAACATTGTCGTGACGACGGTTTACCCGGGCGCGGGTCCGCGCGAGGTGGAGACGCAGGTCACCGAAAAGCTCGAGGACGAGCTCGGCACCGTGGCCGGCCTCAACAAGATGGAGTCGCAGAGCCTCGAGAACCTCTCGCTCATCCAGCTCGAGTTCGAGCTCGACGTGGATATCAACGTCGCCGCGACGGACGTGAAGGACGCCGTCGATCTGGCGTTGCTCGAGCTGCCGCGCGACGTCGAGCCGCCGGTCGTGCAGCAGTTCAACCTCTCCGACCTGCCGATCCTGAACGTCGCCGTGTATTCCGATCGTCCGCTGCGCGAGACGACGCATCTGGCCGACACGCGCATCAAGGACGTCATCTCCCGCGTGGAGGGCGTCTCGAAGGTCGAGATCATCGGCGGCCTGGAGCGCGAGATCCTCGTCGCCGCGTACGAGGACCGCCTGCGCGCGTTCGGGCTGGAAATCGCGGATCTTGTCGAAGCGGTGCGCCGCGAGAATCTGAATTTCCCCGCCGGCCGCGTCACGCGCGACGTGGGCGAATACGCCCTGCGCATGGTGGGCGAATTTTCCGATATCGAGTCGATCCGCCGCCTGCGCATCGTCACGCCCGGCGGCGCGACGATCGAACTGAAGGATGTCGCCGACGTGCGCGACGCGTTCGAGGAGCCGCGCGAGCTGGCGCGTTTCCAGACGCGGCCCGCCGTTTCGATTCAGGTGATGAAAAAGGACGACGCCAACACCGTCGCCGTTTCCGACGGCGTGCGCCGCGCGGTGGAACGCCTGAAGCCGTGGCTCGAACGCGAGGCCCTGTCCGCGTCGATCGCCAACGACACCGCCAAATACGTTCGCGACGCGGTAAACGACGCGCTGCAGAACATCATCATCGGCATCGTGCTCACGTCGCTGCTTCTCTACCTCTTCCTGCACGACCTTCGCTCGACGTTCATCGTCGCGCTCGTCATGCCCGCGAGCGTCGTCGCGACGTTTTCGCTGATGTACTTCGCCGATTTCACGATCAACACCATCACGCTGATGGCGCTTGGCATCTGCATCGGC
Above is a window of bacterium DNA encoding:
- a CDS encoding efflux RND transporter periplasmic adaptor subunit — protein: MKIRNLVMVGIGLGVVGIVVYRMAAPGEARPESIEAIQEREGVPVRAETIEHETFERWATFTGAVEGKTQAAIYSHVPARVRSVARRQGDEVRAGASLITLDPLSAQQSFSALAQARIRVEDARRMYERMKPLYEAGAISREEFDQAKSAFDAAQAGLTDASHSMNLTTPIAGTVTDMRVTEGDRVEPGATLALVADLSGRKVVLDVAQGDVVDLEEGQIARIEPAGAPDKIAEGVVERISLSADPNTRLFRVEVKVEAAPFLRPGTLARVRVRTLHRDEALSVPIEAVTREDDGASVFVVTADNKAERKTVTTGAGNGKRWLVTQGLAAGDRVVSFGQNRLSDGRLVRIVDDAKFAGDAPAPAETAAPADSAGEGTD
- a CDS encoding TolC family protein; protein product: MRFPKSGSRPGAALSLFLRLARAARVCPRAFVAGGMIASALAFAPPLVAQETAGVADAQLTNMTVDDAVAIAVANNESAAIADEEVIKTKALLLERRSAALPHLTGAADYKYNIFEPTTDIDFTAFNPLMAALDLPPIETVEQPLAYKHEWNFTLTLTQNLYTFGRIGNAIRLAHEFEDISRHRVDLTDEEIALAARAAFFDVLLMRDLVVIAEQNVKLSEAHVNDVRLKFKAGLRSDYDVSQNEAELAESQAQRIDAENRLDLARRRLLSAMGLSPDREVTVAGDFAESVPHPALGELVTAARAEREELAILTIESQSARTRARLFVADMMPSLSASTEYRYNGLSQTEEDRFWPVEDDWNSFWYVGATVSWPIFDGLANYGRYKQARADERINRLRGAQSARGVELEVTEAVRRIEALEQQLAARKQAAELADRAFRLAEVRYDAGLGTTLEMADAKAVWTRARVSLLQTLHELNVNGARLRRAVGSDLQ